ACGTGTGctgacacataaacacacacagcagcggGGATCTGAGAGACAGGCCGGAACTCGCACTGAACCAGGCAAAACTCAAACCCACACATTTTCTTCTAATAGTTATTTGCAGTGATCTTATCGACGCTGCCCTTTCACTCTGAATCATACATAATGTGTGACGACTTCCGATCAATCATTTCTACCAATAGCTGGCAACAATAGCAGGTAaacagttttgaaaaaaaaagagatcacttaaaaatgatgagtttctttgattttaccaagctgaaccaaaccaagctgaactgcttgaatgtttgcaccaggagtggcataaagttattcaaaagcagtgggtaaggcTGGTGgagtcaagatgcatgaaaactgtgattaaaaactagagttatttcaccaaatattgatttctaaactcttaaaatgttatgaatatgagcttgatttctttgcattattggaggtctgaaagctctgcatcttttttgttatttcagtcatttctcattttctgaaaataaatgctctaaaaatgacaatacttttatttggatttttttttttgagaaatcttatctgtaatttatagaataaaacaacaatgttcattttactcaaacatacacctataaatatataaaaatcagaaaaacagattcagaaactgaagtggtctcttaatttcttccagagctgtatgttttgagCACCCCAGATCATTTATCTATCTTCATATCTGCTTATACGTAGTCAGACAGTGAGTCCAGAATCATTGGGTGCAAGACAAAAAGGTGCATTTATGCTGGTTTAACCATTTCTTTGTAGATTTACTTGTGAGTTTAGGgtttaaggtcattgtcttgctgcatgatccaCTTATGGTTAAGTTTAAGTTCTTTAATAATGGCAAGACCTCGTGGACCCATGATACTTTCACCCCCATGCTTGACAGCCTGAATTAGGTTCTTATATTGTAATACAGAGTTTTTGGTTTCCTTTAAACCAAAAGTTTTGTTCACCTAGACTTCTGACTTCTACATAATTGTCGAGCAAATGTAAGATTGTCAAGAGAGGAGGCATTTTTACCTTTCATGCACACCACTCTTGTCTCGTAATATGATTTGATACTAGTTCATGCCTAATTACTATTGGCATGCCAGTGTGTAATATTTCTGCAGTGTTTGTTTAGGTGAGTTTTCTTTATGTAGTTTAAGATGTAAAATGAAGATCTAGTCACGTCTCCAGTTAAATTCATACAGAAATATAGAATATAGTTATTATTTGTGCCATGGAATTACGTCATTATTTATCCATCAGTTGAGCAAGACAGGAAAATTAATGGCTTTCACTGCACAGATGTCTGTGCCAAAGTGTACCATCTCCATCTCTTCATCTGTCTCTTCCGCTCTGTCTGATCTTGTTCTTGCACAACTCAGTGGAATGCTGGAATCCGCCTCTTGGTATCTTGGAGTCCAGCGTCTCATTATCTAACTCCACAGGGCTCCTTCCATTTTCACTcttttacacatgcacacacaatgtttttttgttataaagtttatttaaaaaaaaaacatatgtcttCATGTTCTTACATTtggaaaaaaacagtagatataAAACACTACGATAATAAAATActcttaataatttaatatacaatACTATATTCAAAATCTCTAAAAAGGCTCATAATTCAATTGTGGAGTAACAGTCCTGTTAAAATGTGCGAGAAAACACTTATTGGCCTAATGTTTAAGATACTGCAGTGTTGTATGCTCATTGCCAACagttaaagtgacagtccataaGATTTgtggatttggggatttggagacctctctggtgagaatgtgtaattgcacagaaagtgtgaaagagtacttttaatgcaggttaatgtaaataaattgctgtgtgaaattctgtaTATTTTACTGTGAAATTGTAGAGAGAGAAATTACATTGAATATTTGTTTAGTAAGAATATATTTGTCCACTCCTAAATCATTAATAAAACAATCTTACGGACTGCTGCTTTAACCTCACTTGTTTGATGTACAActtgcatttttttgttgttctgttcATAACAAAGACAAAAACACTTTTCATAATTTAAGTTCAAAGCCAGAAACAAGGACAGACAGACTTTACAGACCCTTGTAGAACAGGCTGATCTATAAAATGACCTTGATTGTGATGTGGTGTACTGTGCTGGTGGAAATGGTGGACACTGCTGTGTAAACAGAATGGAAGTACTGGTTCTGAGCTGGAGGGTCACAAatcatacctcagaaaaaaagacCTTCCTCAGTGTCCTTTCAAATCACAGCACTCAAAACCTCAGAGCTGAGACGACATTAAATAACCTTCATTTGAATCGCAACATTTCAGCCTCATGCATACAATATCTAATAGGCCTACAGTACAACATAAATATGTGTATACAGTATACGAATAATGGAATGGACTAGGGGCCTGATAAAGCATGTTCAACTTAGAAATACGAGTCAGCATATCCTCTAGACtgcagtggtgcttaaaagtttgctattgtgggaactgtagtggtttatggtaactgtagtcttgtttgtccccccgcaccttctccttcttctctctcttgGTACTGCATTTAGAGAGAGTGACTTTTACAGCGGCTTTTATCTTTCTTTATCTATTCTTTATCGCTCACTGTTCCCAATGCTGAGCTTCCTGAGCTAGAATATGCATAGAAAAGGACTTATTTGTACTGATTGTACAAACTAAGCTTAAAATGAGATAAATAACCAAGGAATCATGCATTGTAAGACAGGTCTCAGTACAATACAAGGAATGTTCTGAAAGATTTGTTTCATGCCAATAAAAAAATTGCATGATGATGCACTTATCCGCCCATATGCTGATTCACTACACAGAGCTTACAGATAGTAGGCATCGTAATCAGTCTTTTTTTAGACATATTCAGTCATATTCAGTCATCAGTAATCCCCCACCAGGCTGTAGGCAACGGACAGTTCTGCTCATCAAGCAAACGAGGCCACAGCCATAAGTATCTGGACGACCATGGAGACGCAGGGAACTTGAGCGATGGTGTACGCTACTGACCGCGTCGGTGCTTTCAGTGCACACAGGTATGCCACACTGTGAACCAATCGACCCAAGAAAAAGACCAAGAAGTGACCTTTTGCTACTGCCAGTGAAGGTTCTGTCATGGAGTAGATGGCTCCCAGAAACAGGAAGGGGAAGATGTTCTCCATGTCATTGATATGAgctctgaaaaacacacacacaaatacaaaaccatcaataaaagtaaaaaaatcatgAGGACTGAATTGGTAAGTTAGGATTTTacacaggattttacacaaatattactttttttgttgttcagtTCATAACAAAGGAGACAGTATTTGTGTAACAGTGCTTGTTTAACGCTACATTAGCTCTGAAAGGGCCGGACATAGAAAAGTACCAGACCATTACAGAACAGGCTGGTCTATAAAATGACCTTGATTGTGTAGTGTAATGTGGTGTATTGTGCTGGTGGAAATGGTGGACACTGCTGTGTAAACAGAATGGAATGACTGGTTCTGAGCTGGAGGGTCATAAAGCCAACTTAAAGAGACATTCCTTAGTGTCAGGCTATGCAGCATTGCGCAGTCCTGCtcgcttcaccagagttacattgTGCAGTTCAAGGAGAAGTCtgctgtgaaatggacttggggtgtagtgaaccATGAAACGAGTATGAACATTTGTTGAATATCCCAACTCTATTTGCCCCCAGCATTCCACCATATATAACTTTTAGCAATGCTATTAACAGgctttacaatgctagtgataggggcatagggctgcccatgcaaagaaatagctATTTTCACATCGGCTAAAAGTTGCTGTATTGCTCCATGTGAACCAAGAAGGGAAGTGCTCCttcaaaatgtgaataaaaaattgcaattttaaGAAAGCCATTTTGAACTCTGTGTAAATGTATAGAAAGTGTCTGTGCCTATGTATATTTTAACagttctgtgtctctcagctAGTCTAAAAAATTGTGTTAAAAGTGTTTGTGAGAAACACCTATTCAGAGTAGAACATACCAGACCCACTTATTTACTGTACTCTAAATCTAATCTGGTAATCAGCTGGTAAATctggtaaaacaaaaaaagtaatgatgttttagagaaataaaaaaattaagtgtattacaaataaacacacaaaaccaCAATTTACTCAGATTACCTTTTAGGctaataaaatagtataaaatagcTAAACAAATTTAAACATGACAGAATCACTTATGCTAATTATGACGTAAGAAATATGTATTTTCCCTTATCATTGACATTTATGTCAAGAACCCTTCAAAACTGCAAGAAAACCATTACCCAGAagacaaaaaaagtattttataaagGTAAACAATCAGAGTCAACATCAGAGTATTAGGAGTATTCCAATCTGAAAAGGCCTTTTGAAACAGAATACAGATCAATACAGAACAATCAATCTTAACAGAGCTTATTTATATTAAAGACAATATAACAGAAATAACCTGTCTaattctaaagtaaaaaaaaatggaggaaaatgaaaatagtaaaataaagtaGTAAGACTACTTTTGGTGCATAAATAAATTACATCAGAAAAACGAGGAAAATCAAGGGTTTTTCGGCCTTTTAACACAGTTTGAGGTAAGTGTGTATTAATTTAGTGTGTAATGATCTACATTATGCTAAGCTTGGCTACGTTAGCCTCACAGCTCCAGAGCAAAGCTAAAGAAGAAAACTTTGGATGATATTTTTTGTCTATATGAGTGTTTAGGCTGTGCTGGATGCAGGATTGTGCAAATCTGTGCATGTACACACAAGAAAGCCATGACATCTGGTTTAAATCAGGGGTCTGAGGTGTAAGTCTGAGTCTTGAGTCAGTGTCCTGGCATCCCGCCCAGATGCTGAACAGTGCCGACGTCATCTGGGCACAGACTAAACTTTCACTCAGGAGACGGACATATTTGCTTTGTGCAATCCTCTGAACGTCACTTTCACAAGGCGGAAAACGGAATTATGATGCTGCTCTAGATTGGTCACTGTGCTTGGACGTGGAAAGGTTGGGAATATTACTGCTGACTCTGAATGTGACGTCTGATGGGGGAATTTCACGAGAATGCCTTCTCACAACAGTGTGGGTCAACACCACAAAGTACCGCATTAGCCAACTTCCTACACACGGCAGAGCCACAAGTACATTCCCGTATAAACCACTTccttaatacagctctggaaaaacttttTTCAGGATTCCAAGCTGCCACCTCTGCTAAACAGAATAGCTCAGTAACTTGCAGAAGGTCAAGAGGCATTACATATGCATGCTAAGCTTCTCTTAGACTTGACTTCCTCTTATAAGCACTTACATGCAGCAGACTGAAGAGGAAATGCTAGAAAGCAATTTACTAACTCAAGTGGAACAGCTGCTCGCTGATCAGCCCAGTGTGCTGGGCTTGAGAAACGTAACGCTCAGCCTGAACCAATGCATTCATGATGGAGTTCAGTGTGATGTGGATATAGACATCACACTTTGTCTGCGACTTCTGTGATTGGACGTTTCTAGATAGGGGCTCACTGATGTCTGCAAATTACCTACAATGGCCTGGAAATCATGAAACTGTAGTATCAGATTTGCTTTTGCACTTTGTACTGAGTGAGTGGCACTCTATATCCCTGCAATGAGTTTTTGCAGAGTGAAATGTCTGTTGATATAGCATTTATATAACAAGCAGCATTATCTGGCCACTGGTTAAAGGGACACccacagctcaaatttgaaaaatgcttaaaaatggaattggtagtttaggaggggcactgggtgatgtatgggtttagaggatgggcagaagggagagctgattggctgattgttAAACGTCACGAGaggggcagtattattgattagtTTGGGAAGTTTAGgaattttttataataatgttaaGCAGGACTGGCATATTTTAAATAGGGTTTAGTGATTAGTGGCTTTTTAAGGTAGGTAGACAAATTGCTTAATCAATTCTGTTCATTCATACATTAGGATGTTATTAGTAGATTTAAGGTTATGTTTATAGCTAAATATGTGTCTAACTAGTATTAGAAAACTGCAGCTCTAGACAATGTTTAGCTGGTAGCTGTTTTTTCAGATGGCATAAGATGGTATAAGAGGGGCAAGGTGGTTAAAAAAAAGCTGATAAtccatatatataaacatatcctgtatttgtttctgttgcatttgattttgcttatttttggtcatgctggtcatgctagTTAAACAGTGTGGCTATGCTGCTCATGCTCATGGTCAggttgtctagcttggtcaaGTTGGTCACGCTTATAGAACAAATCCAGTATCTGCGTAAGATCGTAGCTCGTCAAATACATTGAAAACAGCTTAAACTGCTTTTTCAGCAGGATTGTAGTGGCTAAAAATGGTTAGTATTAGGATTGATGAGGTTGATGGATTAAAATGGTTAGTGATAGAATTAATGTTTTGATCATTTTAATAAAGAATGAATGATATTAGCATTAACCTCTTTACTGGCATTCGGCTCGCTGGCTGTCCAAATATGTCTTTACATACTAAAGAATCGCACCAACCACTTTGTATAGACGTCCctatagatactgaataatacgtATTAGTATGTAGTAAGCTTTGGAGTGTTAGGTTAAGAGAGTAAAAGTTAAGAGTGGACGTGATCTAACCAGCAGCTTAAACATTTCAGTTCTAAACATGCAGGGGTATGAGCACTGCAGACAGGTTTTCTTCGGAGCGAGAACTGGAAATGAGGCAGCTCACTGATAACACAGGGCAGATTGGTAGTGGAGTGATTTATGGTAAGGAGATAATTATCAAAAATGCTCTGTTTTGGATGCAGGAATTTACTTTTTAAGTATTTAATGGACTGAATGTTGAAGTTTCAAAACTTGGATCAGATTCAACACCAACATTAATCTTTGTTTAGTCAGACTTTGATTTTGTCCAgcatttctcttttattttctgatttatcTGATCTTTCTCTTCCTTTTAAACATTCAAAACATCCAGACAGCAATAACATTACATACCCAACATACTGTATCTGCAGATATTTCAGCAAGGGTTTATAGAGATAACATGCCTTTGCGTTCATGCTGGATCAGATAACATTAGGAAGAAAAACAGATCTGATGCTTTTAGAGAGAGTTAAAGCAGACTGGGGTGAAGTGCGTTTCCTTCCAGGCTGCCAGACCTGGTCCCATAAATATTGTTTCAGGGCTTGAGGCCTCACAAGGATTTTTACAAGTTTGTACGCACCCTTTCACATACTTTCTCTGTTACACACTTACATAAGTACTGATTATAGAGAAGCTGGCctcctaaaaacataaaaactgagATTTCTAAGCCTATGTTTCGATTGCAGCAATCAGTGTGGTCAAGTGTCTCTGACCACCTCGGATTAGGATGCGTTTTTGAGAAGCACTGTCCTCtgttcatacagctctggaaaaaaataagagaccacttaaaaatgatgaggttctttgattttaccaaattgaaaacctctggaatctaatcaagaggaagatggatgatcacaagccatcaaaccaagctgaactgcttgaatttttgcaccaggagtaaagacataaagttatccaaaagcagtgtgtaagactggtggaggagaacatgccaagatgcattaaaactgattgaaaacagggttattccagcaaatgttgatttctgaactcttaagactttatgaatatgaacttgttttctttgcattatttgaggtctgaaatctctgcatcttttttgttatttcagccatttctcattttctgctaataaatgctctaaataacaatatttttatttggaatttgggatacaatttgtttgtggtttatataataaaacaataatgtttattttactcaaacatatatctataaatagtaaaattagagaagctgattcaaaaactgaagtggtcttctattttttttttttttttctagagctgtatgtgggGAAGGACCATATTAAATCTTTTCTTACATTTTATCACCCTGAAcactgaataacactgcaatttggcagagtggctttactgcttcttacaacctgactggtaaaattcatacataaaacgcactggattataaggcgcactgatgattttttgggaaaattaaaggatttgttTGCCCTGTGGATCTGGTTTTGCTGATTACGTTTCTGTACTTTGGGCTGTTTTGAGCTGCCCTTTCAACATTAAACCCTTTTTCTGTTTGAGCATCTAATCTAATAAATTAACCCTAAATAAATCTTAAAAGCATACGTTTTTAAAGCACAACAATTAACAACAGCCAACTTGTGTTACTTGTGTAAGTGATGAAGATAGTTTGGAAAATTACCATGTATCAATTATTAcgtttttttaaactataaactACGCAAACATAATAATTGGAACAACTAAAGTAAAAGAACAGTGCAGAAAAGGGGCCCTTTCCAAGTTTTTCCATCACACTCAAGCCAAAAAGACCCAGGCCAGCAAATGGGGATAACTGGGGCGATAAAAGGGAGGAGGTTACATTCCTGACCCATAAAGAAAACAAGgggaaaacagaacagaacaggccATGGTCAACTATCCAACTGGCACTAAATTATTCACAAGCTCCCATAACTTCTTTCTCCACTAATTTAGTGCAGATGCAGGGAAGTATTTCTCAACATTGCgaagaaaaaacaaacatggtGGGAGTAGAGAGATATGAGTCTGCAACATCTGGAAATCCAGCTGTAACGGAATGGACTAAACAGATATGGAACATTTTTGGAggcagtaatgaaaaaaaaagcatttggacTGTTTTTTTCCCTCTAGGACGCAATTTCCCAGCATGCTTGAACATTATCCAACCTGGAGGCCCCTACTGAACAGCCTGAAACTTTTCAAGTAAAGGGAGAAGAAGATGCAATGCACTAAATCtaaatttactcaaaatataataGTGTAAaaggtatatatacatatatatatatatatatatatatatatatatatatatatatatatatatatatatatatatatatatatatattacaactgTTAACTATGTAAAGTGTGTGGGGTTTTACAATAATCTCAATTACAAAACGCTTAATTTCCCTAATAGAAAATGTTATAAGAATGCTTAGCAACTATTTAAATAGGTTTCAGGAagtttagcctgtaacattatagGAATAATGTTTGAAGGACTTTCTtgaaacatgtgacataataatggttttcaTCACAATGTCATaagaacgtttctcacataacgCTCTTAGCTagtctaaaaactaaaaattaaaacattaacacaagtgacgttgcagcgacattaccagaatgtttaaaaatgttaaataaaatcatcatcaaaaaagaacatccagaaatttggacagattgaatgttctaagaacattaaatgtaacattcagaaaacattctagtAACTAAAAATTCAATACGTCTAACTATATGACCATGTGGCCTGTAagaactttgttttgttactgatACACAAAAGTATTTACAATATAATAGTAAcagaatcacaatatattcttagTAATTGCCAATAGGTCTAAAGGTTCTAAAGGTTACATGTAAggtcattttcacaccagcactatttggtccagttaaaatggACTCAGCAGGTGTAAAATCAATGCCAAATAACTGCACCAAGGTCtgtgagaggaggtggtcttggtctggttcCAAACTAACTCTGGAGCGGTATATTTATGGTGAGAACATGATTTGGTCTTGATCCTACCTGACTATTAAAAATACTCCTcaggtttgagctaaacagctgttcaggtgcagtttaatctgatatattagccagataattaacATAGCTATGAATAAACACTATCTCTGCTGATGCTCCATGCTAAACTGTTTTCACACTAAATGCCAAATGTGCTCTGTGCACTGTGCATTGTTCACAAGTGTGCAAAGTTTGTTACATGTGTTGCGCGTTAAAGCAACTTCACACTGCACAACTATATgtgctggtctggaacacagaaccttcttgctgtatttatgtttttgtttctgcaccagacagctctgaccaatcagaggtgataatgtgcttgcatggttttgggtttgtgcctgtgtgaaaacaaaacaaaccgaGGGAGAAAAAGCTCAAAGTACACAAACTTATTAACTGATTCAGaagagagaaacaaactacagccCTAAGTTCTATATTTAGAGCCACACCATCACACATTTATTTAAGGTCCTTTAGAGAATCAAAGGTATTTCCACTACTTAGAAGTGTATAGATTTGAATCAGAAACTGCATTGCAGTCTCACATCAGGATGTGGTATAGTCTAATAAGCCACACTAAAACCAGTTTCAGTAAATGTGGTCTAGCCTTCCTCCCTAAGCCATGTGGTACATGCAGCAGAGTGTGCCTGAGGCCACATATTTTAGAGACTACAAGCAGGAGATAATGAGGGGTTAGGGTGTTTACCTTCTACACCTCTCTACACACGGGTCTGTACGGCAGAACTGCTCTCCTCCGTGTCTCATTGCGTCCTCAGGGTTGGCAAATGCCTGGCAGATGAGAAAGAGAAGAGATGCCATGTCATATTTACTATATCAaccttttcttttcttaattagtttttgttttatgagACTTTAAGAGTCAACAACTGTATAGCTACACTTAAGGCTGCCTAACTAGTGGTAAACTTTAGGTTGGTTAAGCTGAAGACACTTAAAATCTCTCTTAAAAACTCTTCTTACCTTCCTCCTCAGCCTGACTTGTCCCGTGATGATGGCGATGATGTACATCTTCAGTATTAGGAGTGTGCTGTAAAACACGAAGCAGGAGAAGACCGGGTTTTCcaacatgctgctgctgctgttgttctcACTGCAGAGTCTGCAGACTGTGAAGTGCACAGGAGGAAGCGGTTCCTAGAGGGTTTAAAAGCAGAGGCTGAGTGTGCTGCACTGactcaccacacacacagcagcaagagactggaaaagtgtgtgtgtttgtgttggggaGGGGATGGTCTGTTGTAATCCACAACTTTCACTTACAAGCTTCTGTCAGTTCAGCTTTCCTtccctccttctttctttccttccttccatctCACCCAGGGTTGTAGTGCTGTCTACATAGGAAACATTAATCATGGTACACAGGTAAGATATGAATAGACCCAGACGGAGCCTTTGGTTTGTACTCTGATTCATTTCATCTGTATTCAGACACTCAAACCAACAAAAAGTAATTTAAGGGAAGTAGTAGCACCAAGCCACACAACACCACCCCCAACAACCTCTTCAAGTTGACaaatatgtaatttaaatatgtaattatgttttatttagatATATATCATATTATGTAATTGAAATCCTGCAGTTTTTAGCCAAGCACCTCTCGTCAGACAGGAGCGAATAGTGCTAGGAATAGCATGACCATTCATTCCTTCGTtaattgtgcaaataacacattagtgttatatgctttgcctagtaattcagagctaagaagcAAATGCTTAGAATTTgtttatggaacaccaccagcaaagtaaaAATGAGACAGGTTGGTGTAttattagaacagttctgtttacactagttacttagctagctagccttCTTTTGTAAGACGCAGTGGGTATTCCAGGTACAGAAAGTAAAGATCCACCCCGCGGTTTTGTCCCAACTGCCTGCGGCTcagttggatttttactttctggacctggactactcacctgtgtgtgtaaataactaggtttacataggattttgtgctttacagagactctaagactaggtcaggctagggcattacacatgttgtaaagttattagttattagtgtaaaaatgtttttatgttaaaatgtttctaactgttgtcttgctgcctcctggtgtcgcagtgctgttaaccaatcagaggcaatatgtttgcctgcatgaatattcatgagcaagagctgaaatcctatcgtttttcCCTGTCCACTTccccaccagactaaagcagcataATACCAGATCACCgaagcaccttttttttttttttttttacaaaaaccacatacagacattttaaaatgaatgaaaaaaaaaaagccaaaagaaGATAGAGGTAAAGTACACTTTCCTCCTGGCTCATGCATGTCTATTAAAGATAACGTGTTGGTTCATGTTTGATGATGGAGATCATCAAACGAAATGTTCTGAATGAAGTTATTCATAATCATTCATCTAGAGTTCCTTTACTCATACCTGTAATCAGTATGAATATAAGAACAGTACTGCTCAAGTAGTCCTCTAGACCTAGCTGATGTTATGGAGATGTTATGACCCAGTGGTCTAACCATCACAATTCAGCACTTTTGGTGGTCAGTGGTTCACTTTCTTGCCTGAccattttttctgcttttaaCACATTACCTTCAAGAATTGACTGACTGAAGGTGCACCaggttataaggcgcactatcaattaatgactattttctagtctattttcatacataatgcgcaccagattataaggcgcaatatgcaacactagtaaggaacaggggtgttgcaatgttttccttcttagaggtaactaagttaagtaaaactaagctactgtaagtaaacaaaactgtaattcttcagtgttctcaagtctcacgcaagtctggatgttaatctacacagatttctttcctgaaaactgtttatttgggtgagtaaagctctttagtttatttacagttagatttccagatttccactaaggctgggagcagcagttAGCAGCGATTAGCACTAGTAattgccacccgacagcgctacacgaaggaaccctgaatgttctggtaagtcagggcgatattagctagtggtttgtgccacttaccttgttttaacatggtaaacatgcaggctaaagtccgatatacttacccctgaacagcgaaagagctagcgcttagcacggttagcggctaatgctgctccagcagtgctagccggggttagcagcagtaatactcacctctgaatggaaaaagagctagcgcttaacctagttaatgctaatgttaatgctgctccagcagtgctagccggggttagcagcagactacaggccaatgaTACTGACCtttgaacagagaaagagctagcgcttagtgtggttagcggctaatgctaatactgctggagaactaaactgaaactttatTATAACGTTGTACtaaggctttactgcttcttccAACCTGGTTGGTAAATTCATTCACattttggaaaaatttaaggattttgaCAGATGCCTCTGTAGATGAAGATAATTAGCGTTTTTCTCTACATttgtcagtggtgctaatgttatggcatATATATGAATGTCTATATTTCTAGCTAGCTTTTCTGCTTGTTAACCTTGAAAACCTCTGTCAGTAATTGGACACAGTTTA
This genomic interval from Astyanax mexicanus isolate ESR-SI-001 chromosome 1, AstMex3_surface, whole genome shotgun sequence contains the following:
- the ptges gene encoding prostaglandin E synthase, with translation MLENPVFSCFVFYSTLLILKMYIIAIITGQVRLRRKAFANPEDAMRHGGEQFCRTDPCVERCRRAHINDMENIFPFLFLGAIYSMTEPSLAVAKGHFLVFFLGRLVHSVAYLCALKAPTRSVAYTIAQVPCVSMVVQILMAVASFA